One part of the Aestuariirhabdus litorea genome encodes these proteins:
- a CDS encoding OmpA family protein gives MIKQLTAISLSALLLAGCQTTNPYTGEQEINKTTKYGGIGALAGAVVGGLANGKDGALAGAALGGAAGAGYGYYTDRQEAALRQRLQGTGVQVQRNGNDLKLIMPGNITFATNSYNIQASFYSVLGSVALVLQEFDKNTVEVVGHTDSTGSRQYNMSLSEKRAQSVASYLVNQGVAGPRISYFGAGPDQPIASNDSTSGRALNRRVEINLRPPVQ, from the coding sequence ATGATCAAACAGTTAACTGCAATCAGTCTCAGCGCCCTTTTGCTGGCCGGTTGCCAGACCACGAACCCCTATACCGGCGAGCAGGAGATCAACAAAACCACCAAATATGGTGGCATTGGTGCCTTGGCAGGGGCTGTGGTCGGTGGCCTGGCTAATGGTAAGGATGGGGCACTGGCGGGTGCGGCCCTGGGCGGTGCGGCCGGTGCCGGGTATGGGTATTACACCGACCGGCAGGAGGCGGCCCTGCGCCAGCGCCTGCAGGGTACCGGCGTGCAGGTACAGCGCAACGGCAATGATCTCAAGCTGATCATGCCGGGTAACATCACTTTTGCGACCAACTCCTATAACATCCAGGCAAGCTTCTACAGTGTGTTGGGGTCGGTTGCACTGGTGCTTCAGGAGTTCGACAAGAACACCGTCGAGGTCGTAGGCCACACCGACAGCACAGGGAGCCGCCAGTACAATATGAGCCTCTCGGAAAAGCGCGCCCAGAGCGTTGCCAGCTACCTGGTTAACCAGGGCGTGGCCGGCCCGCGGATCTCCTATTTTGGCGCCGGCCCCGACCAGCCTATCGCCAGTAACGACAGTACCAGTGGCCGCGCCCTGAACCGTCGAGTCGAGATCAACCTTCGTCCCCCCGTGCAATAA